In Blastococcus saxobsidens DD2, the genomic stretch TGTGCACGTACGACTGGTGGCCGGTGTCGAAGACGATCGGCTCGCGCGGGGAGTCGAAGACCCGGTGCAGCGCGATGGTCAGCTCGACGCAGCCGAGGTTGGGACCGAGGTGACCACCGGTCTTGGCCACGCTGGTGACCAGCGCGTCACGGATCTCCGCCGCGAGGGCGGGAAGCGTCTCGGACGGGAGGGCCCTGACATCGTCGGGGCCCCGCAGCGATCGCAGGAGCGGCACGGTGCGGCGGTGTCCTCTCGGTCGGGCGGCAGCTGCTCGGCAGCCGCCGACCCACTGTAACCGCGGTTTCCCAGGACTTCCGGTCGAGCGGTCCGACCGGATGCACTCACAGCCGCGGGACCCACCGCTCCCCGCGGAGCGCCCCCGCCACGACCTCCACCCCACGGGCGGCCGCCGCCAGCCGCGCACCCTCGCGCTCGTAGGCGACCATCGCGGCCTCGACGGCCTCGGCCGGCAACTGGTCGGCCAGCTCGACCCGGAGGGTCCGCCACCCCGTGCGGGCGGCCTCCAGGCCGGCCGAGACGTGGTCGGCCGCGAACCGGGCGAGCAGCACCGGGTACCGGCGGAGCACCTCGTGCGCGCGGTAGTCCGGTGGAACGAGGTCGAACAGCCAGACGACCGCGGTGTGCTCCCAGTCGGGCGCCCCCGGCGGGCGCACCTCCTCGGGCCAGCCCGGCGGCAGCGTCGCGTCCACCCGGCCATTCTGCCGCACGCATCGAACAAGCGTTCGACGAGGTGCCGCAGCCCCTCAGGGTCGCCCGGCGACGCCCGTGTTCAGGAGCCGGTCTGCCGCTTGAGCCAGAACTGCTCGAAGCCCCAGGTGCCGGCGCCGCTGGAGTGGTAGTTGACCAGCTCCCACCCCTCCGCGCCGAGCTTGTTCAGGACCGAGCTGGTGTCCCCCTGCTGCCGTTCCGACGGACCACCGGGGAGCTTGACGCTCACACCGGCCCGCTGCGATTCCGCGTCGTTGGCGGTGATGACCGAGGCGTATTCCCACGTGGGCACCCCCAGACGGTATCCAATGGCCGTACCGCAGGTACCGGCAGCGGACGGGAGGGGCCGGCTACCGCCCGGCGGGGACCAGCAGCGCGACGCACTCCACGTGCTGGGTCATCGGAAAGGCGTCGAAACCGCGGACGGCGGCGAGCCGGTACCCGGCCCCGGTGAAGGCGGCCACGTCCCGGCCCAGCGCCGCCGGATCACAGGCGACGTAGACGACGGCGCGCGCCCCGGTACCGGCCAGCAGCCGGCTCACCGCCGGGCCGGCACCGGCGCGCGGCGGATCCAGGACGACGACGTCCGGGGCCGAACCGAGTTCGGCGAGCAGCTCGGTCAGCCCGTCGGCCTCCACCTCGCCCTGCCAGACCTCCGCCTGCGGCAGGTGGGCGAGGTTCGCGTCGGCCGCCGCGCACGCTGCCGGGTCGGACTCCACGCACACCACCCGGCCCTGCCCGCCGGCTGCGGGAGCGAGCGCGCCCCCGAACAGGCCTACCCCGGCGTAGAGGTCCAGCACGCTCTCCGCCGGCCGGACCGCCGCGAACTCGGCGACGGCCGCGACGAGCGCGTCCGCGGCGGCCGGGTGCACCTGCCAGAAGCCGGTGCCCTCGACCTCCCAGTCCCGGCCCCCGGCCCGCCGCTCGGCGCGGCCGGCCGGCGCTGCGGGCAGCTCCTCCCCCGCCTGCAGCACCGCGGCCGACTGCGGACGACCGCGCCGGTCCAGCCGGGTGGTGGTCACCGCGCCGGTGGAGTCGATCGACACGTCCACCGCGCCGGCCCCCGGCCAGCTCCGCCTCAGCACCGCGGCGGCGGCCGGCTCGACGGTGATCGGGCAGTCGTCGAGGACGACGACGTCGTGCGACCGGTGCCGGCGCAACCCCGGCGCCCCGGTGCGGTCGACGGCGAACCGGGCCCGCGAGCGCCAGCGCAGCGCGCCGCCGGGCAGCGGCTCGACGGCGAGACCGGCGACCACGGGATCGCCGGCGTCCAGCGTGCCGAGCCGCACCAGCTGCTCCCGGACGACCGTGGCCTTGAGCCGGTGCTGCTCCGCCGGGTCGACGTGCTGCCAGTCGCAGCCGCCGCACTTCCCCGGACCGCTGTACGGGCACGGCCGTTCGACCCGGGCGGGCGCCGCCGTCAGCACCTCGACGGCGTCGGCGCGGCAGAAGCCGGGGTGGCGGTCCTCGGTCACCCGGACCACGACCCGCTCGCCCGGCAGGCTGTGCCGGACGAACACGACCCGCCCCTCGTGCCGGGCCACGCAGTGCCCGCCGTGCGCGACCGCGCCCACCTCGACCTCGAACTCCCGGCCGGTCCAGCCGCCGCCGCGGTCCTCCCGCGGGGGCGCCGGCCGACGGCCCCGGCGATCGGCGCGCCGTCGTTCAGCCATACGGGCTCACGTCCACCGGATCGTCGGTGAGGCCACGGCGGAGGTCGCCCGGGGCCGGGCCGTCCCGGCGTTCGTCGTCCTCGTGGCCGGCCGTGCTCTCCAGCTGCCACGGCACGGTCGTGATCATCACGCCGGGCTGGAACTGCAGCCGGGCCCGGAGCCGCAGGGCGGTCTGGTTGTGCAGGATGTTCTCCCACCAGTGGCCGACGA encodes the following:
- a CDS encoding class I SAM-dependent RNA methyltransferase — encoded protein: MAERRRADRRGRRPAPPREDRGGGWTGREFEVEVGAVAHGGHCVARHEGRVVFVRHSLPGERVVVRVTEDRHPGFCRADAVEVLTAAPARVERPCPYSGPGKCGGCDWQHVDPAEQHRLKATVVREQLVRLGTLDAGDPVVAGLAVEPLPGGALRWRSRARFAVDRTGAPGLRRHRSHDVVVLDDCPITVEPAAAAVLRRSWPGAGAVDVSIDSTGAVTTTRLDRRGRPQSAAVLQAGEELPAAPAGRAERRAGGRDWEVEGTGFWQVHPAAADALVAAVAEFAAVRPAESVLDLYAGVGLFGGALAPAAGGQGRVVCVESDPAACAAADANLAHLPQAEVWQGEVEADGLTELLAELGSAPDVVVLDPPRAGAGPAVSRLLAGTGARAVVYVACDPAALGRDVAAFTGAGYRLAAVRGFDAFPMTQHVECVALLVPAGR
- a CDS encoding DUF4177 domain-containing protein — protein: MPTWEYASVITANDAESQRAGVSVKLPGGPSERQQGDTSSVLNKLGAEGWELVNYHSSGAGTWGFEQFWLKRQTGS